The following proteins are encoded in a genomic region of Actinomadura sp. NAK00032:
- a CDS encoding response regulator transcription factor: protein MNAPLRVLIVDDDPLVRAGLTMVIGGSPDIAVVGEAGDGSEVAAAVDAYAPDVVLMDIRMPTLDGLAATERLRARPDPPEVIVLTTFDADEYVLRALRAGASGFLLKHTPPAEILRAIARVAAGEPILSPTVTRQLIAHLSDTGAAARRHHATTALHQLSEREREVAIAVGRGKSNAEIAGELCMSVATVKAHISRIFTKLDLNNRTQVALLAHDAGLTG, encoded by the coding sequence GTGAACGCACCGCTGCGGGTCCTCATCGTCGACGACGACCCGCTCGTGCGGGCCGGCCTCACCATGGTCATCGGCGGCTCGCCGGACATCGCCGTGGTGGGCGAGGCCGGCGACGGAAGCGAAGTGGCCGCCGCCGTCGACGCATACGCCCCGGACGTGGTGCTGATGGACATCCGCATGCCCACCCTCGACGGCCTCGCCGCCACCGAACGACTCCGCGCCCGACCCGACCCACCCGAGGTCATCGTCCTGACCACCTTCGACGCCGACGAGTACGTCCTGCGCGCCCTGCGCGCCGGGGCCAGCGGCTTCCTGCTCAAACACACGCCACCCGCCGAGATCCTGCGCGCCATCGCGCGGGTCGCGGCCGGCGAACCCATCCTGTCGCCGACCGTCACCCGGCAGCTCATCGCCCATCTCAGCGACACCGGCGCCGCCGCCCGGCGACACCACGCCACCACCGCGCTGCATCAGCTCAGCGAACGCGAACGCGAGGTCGCCATCGCCGTCGGGCGGGGCAAGTCCAACGCCGAGATCGCGGGCGAGCTGTGCATGAGCGTGGCTACCGTGAAAGCCCACATCTCCCGCATATTCACCAAACTCGATCTCAACAACCGCACCCAGGTCGCCCTGCTCGCCCACGACGCCGGCCTCACCGGCTGA